One Gammaproteobacteria bacterium genomic window, GGGACGGCGCCGTACAGGCGCTGCTGGCGGGCGAGGACGTGGGGGCATTGCTGCGCGGCGAAGACTGCGCCCGCCAGGCGTCGCGGGTCGCTGCGCATCCCGCGGTGCGCCGCGCCCTGCTGGCGCGGCAGTTGCGGTTGCGGCGCCGGCCGGGGCTGGTGGCGGACGGACGCGACATGGGGACGGTAGTATTCCCGGACGCGCCGCTGAAGTTTTTTCTCACTGCGAGCGCCGGGGAACGCGCCCGCCGCCGCGGTAAACAGTTGAAAAGCATGGGAATGAATGTTAGTTTGCGGCACCTTACTGCGGAGATCGCGCGGCGAGACGAGCGGGACAGCCGTCGCACCGTCGCTCCGTTGCGGCCGGCGGACGATGCGGTAGTCGTGGATACTACCGGTCTGGACGAGGACGCAGTCTTCAAACGATGCGCGGGTCTGGCGGCGGAACGGTTCGGGCGCCCAAGGTTGCCGTAGAGGGGAAACAAAGTGGAAAATGCGAGGTTTACGAGGCGATGTCAGTAATATGAGCGAGAGTTTTGCGGAGTTGTTCGAGAGCAGCGGCCTGGCGGACGGGTTGCGTCCCGGCAGTATCGTCAGCGGCCGGGTGGAGCGGATCGGAGACGACATGGTAATGGTGGATGTGCGGCTGAAGTCCGAGGGCCGTATTCCTATCGAACAGTTCCAGGACGAGCGCGGCGAGCTGGAGGTGGCCGTCGGCGACGAGGTGGAGGTGGCCCTGGACTCTATAGAGAACGGCCACGGCCAGATCCGCCTGTCGCGGGAAAAGGCAAAGTGGCAACGGGTCTGGGGGCGCCTGGAGGAGGCGTACCGGGAGAGCGCCAATGTCCGCGGCCATATCGTCGATCGCGTCAAGGGAGGGTTTATCGTCAGCATCGAGGGTGTGCGCGCTTTTCTTCCGGCCTCTCTGCTGGACATCGCCCACAGTCGGGAACTCTCGGAGCTGGGGGCTCAGGAATGGGATTTCCGGATCATCAAGTTGGAGCGGCGCCATAACAACGTCGTGGTATCGCGCCGCACCACGGAGGCGCGTTCGGTCATGGAGACCCTTAAGGAAGGCGAGGTGGTCAAGGGCGTGGTCAAGAACCTCACGGATTACGGCGCCTTCCTGGACATCGGCGGGATTGACGGCCTCTTGCACGTGACCGACATGTCCTGGAAACGGTTGCGCAACCCCTCCGATGCCGTCGCTGTCGGCGACGAATACGATGTGAAACTGCTCAAGGTGGACCGGGAACGCAACCGCATTTCGCTGGGGCTGAAGCAGATGCGGGAGGACCCGTGGAGCAACCTGGTCAAGCGCTATCCGCAGGGCAAGCGATTGCGCGGCAAGGTGACCAACATCGTGGACTATGGCTGCTTTGTGGAACTGGAGGAGGGCGTGGAGGGTCTGGTGCATATTTCCGAGATGGACTGGACGCGCAAGAGCGCGCATCCTGGCAAATTGGTGCACATGGACCAGGAAGTGGAGGTAGAGGTGCTGGGCATTAGCGAAGAGAAGCGGCGCATCTCGTTGGGCATGAAGCAATGCCGTCCCAACCCGTGGCAGGAGTTCAACAATAAGTACAAGAAGGGCGACCGGCTCCAGGGCAAACTCCGGGCCATTACCGATTTCGGGATTTTTCTGGGGCTGGATGGCGGGCTGGCCGGCTTGGTGCATGTCTCCGACCTTTCCTGGACGGGGCGCAACGAGGAGTGCTTGCAGGCGTACAACAACCGCCACGGCGAGAGCTTCGACGCGGTGTTGCTGGCGGTGGACCTGGAGCGGGAGCGGATTTCGCTGGGCATCAAGCAGCTGGAACCGGATCCCTTCGCCGCTTACATCGCCGAGCACTCCAAAGGCAGCGTGGTCAGCGGTGAAGTGAAGACGGTAGAGGAAAGCGGGGTCGAGTTGGCGCTCGCCCCTGACGTAACGGGCCAGGTCAAGGTGGCGGACCTGTCGCTGGACGAGGAAGTGCGGGATGCCCGCAAGATCGCCAAGGTGGGCGACACCCTGACGGCTAAATTGACCCATATAGACCGCAAGAGGCGCACGCTCCAACTATCCGTGCGGGAGCAGAAGAGCGACGAGGAAAAAGCCGCGGTGCGGGAGTACAGCGCGGGGAACCCGCGCATCGTGGCCAAACTTGGGGAACTGTTCAAGAGGCAGTTGAAGAAATGAAGCCGGTGCCCGCGGTAACGATGGCTGGCGGCCAGGAAGCGGACAACGGCGACATGACGCGGTCGAAATTGATCCAGAGCCTGGTGCGCAAGCAGAGGCAGCTCGGCCACAAGGACGTGGACCTTGCCGTCAAGGTCATGCTGGAATACCTGTCCCTTTCGCTGGCTAACGGGCGGCGCATCGAGATCCGCGGTTTCGGCAGCTTCTGTCTGCATTACCGCGGGCCGCGGCTCGGCCGCAACCCGATGACCGGCGCCACCGTTTCCCTGCCCGGCAAGCATACGCCGTACTTCAAGTCGGGCAAGTTGCTGCGCGCGCGGGTGGACACCGTGCCCCCGTCTTTTTGACCCGGCACTCCCGCTGGCGATGGCCGTTCCTTTTTCTCTAGGCTCCCGGTACCGTTGGCGCGATGTCGCCGCCGGAGGCGGAGCGGGGGAGGGGCCGCTGTGATCCGTCTCCTGTTGCGCATGTTCTACCTGCTCTTGTTCCTGGGGGCGTTGCTGGTGACCGTGATCTGGGGGCGGCGGAACGCGCAGCCGGTTACCCTGGACTACTACTGGGGGCAGGCGGAGATGCCGCTGGCGGCTGTGTTCCTGGGTGGCCTGATCGTGGGGGCGTTGTTGAGCATGTTGGTCGGCGGCCTTACCGTCGCGGCCTTGCGGTTGCAAAACTGGCGCCTGAGCCGGCAATTGGCCCGGCGCCCGGAGTTGCCCGGCGAGCCGCCGTCGGGCGCGGCTGCCGCGACGCCGCCCGGGGCGCCGCCCGGGGCGGCTTCCAAAGTGATCCCCGGGGCGGTGCCCGGGATGGCGCCGGGGGCACCTGTCGGTGCGGCGCCTGCCGCCTGGCGGCGCTTCGCCCCTGTTTCCGACAAAGAATCTTGACCCTGGACCTGCTCTGGCTGCTGTTGCCGGTCGCTGCCGGCTCCGGATGGTGGGTGGCGCGTCTTGAGTCGGGGCAACGGGCGCCGCCGCCGCGCGACTTCTCTGCCGAGTATTCCCGCGGTCTGAACTACGTGCTGAACGAGCAGCAGGACAAGGCCATCGAGGTCTTTGTCCGCATGCTGGAGAGCGATGCCGGCACGGTGGACACCCACCTGGCCTTGGGTAACCTGTTCCGCCGCCGCGGCGAGGTGGACCGCGCGATCCGCATTCACCAGAGCCTGATTGCGCGGCCCCGCCTGGGGCATGGCCAGCGGGTGCTGGCGATGCAGGAACTGGGGATGGACTACCTGCGCCTGGGCTTGCTGGACCGCGCCGAGAATATCTTCAAGGAGGTCGTCAACAGCGGCGAGCAGTATTTGTCTTCGGGGTTGGGCAGTCTGTTGGAGGTCTATCAGCAGGAGCGGGACTGGGAGCTGGCAATCGCCACCGCTGGTCGTCTGGGTGCCGCTACTGGCAGGGATGTGGGGCCTATGATCGCCCAGTTTCAATGCGAGCGGGCCGAGGTCTGCCTGGAACGGTGGCAGGAGGAGAAGGCGTGGGACTGCCTGCGGCGGGCGCTGGAATCTGACCCTTGTTGCGTGCGCGCCAGCCTGTTGGTCATGCGGATGCACCGCGACCGGGGCGAATTCCGCCGCTCCCTGGCCGTCCTGCACCGGGTCGAACAGCAGGACCCGGATTACCTGCCGGAGGCGATACCGCCGTTGCTGGATTGCTACGAGCGGCTCGGAGAGCGGCGGGAGTGCATCGAATACCTGCGCGGCAATTACGAGCGTTGCGGCAGCCCGGCTGTGCTGCTGGCTCTGGTCCGGTTGTTGGCGGAGGAAGGAGAACGGGAGCATGCGGTCCGTTTTCTGTCCAGCGAACTGAAGCGCCGGCCTTCGATCCAGGGGATTGACCAGTTGCTGGAGTACGTGGGCGCGCTGGCGCGGGGGGCGACCCGGGAGGGGTTGCAGGCCGTGTGCGAGATCACCCGCCGGCTGGTTGGCGAGGCGCCTGCCTACAAATGCTGGCAATGCGGCTTTGTAGGACGCACCCTGCACTGGCAGTGCCCCCGCTGCCGCAATTGGAATACGGTCAAGCCGCTGCAGGGTGTAGGCATTGCCTGAGCCGCCGCGCATCATCGCCGCCCTGGACTTTGCCGCGGCGGACGATGCGCTTCGTTTTGCCGGGCAGTTGGACCCGCGGCGCTGCGCCCTGAAGGTGGGGCACTCCCTGTATGCCCGTGCCGGCGCGCCGTTGCTGGGGCGCCTGGCAGCGGACGGCTTCCGAGTGTTTCTAGACTTGAAATTGCACGATATCCCCTCCGTGGTCGCGGCCGGGTGCCGAGCGGCGGCAGACATGGGGGTATGGATGATTGACGTCCATGCGGCCAGCGGCCCGCGCGCGCTGGCCGCGGCGCGGGAGTCTCTGGAGAACCTGGAGGGCCGCCGTCCCTTGCTGGTGGCAGTTACCGTCCTGACCAGCCTGGACGAGGCCGAGTTGCGTATCCTGGGGGTGGAGCGGACGCTATCGGAGCAGGTGCTGCTCCTGGCGGAACTTGCTCGCGACGGCGGTTTGGACGGCGTCGTGTGCTCGGCGCGCGAGGCGCCCGCGCTGCGGGCGCGGTGCGGCGCGGATTTTTGCCTGGTGACGCCGGGGATTCGCACGGCCTCCCAGCCGGCGGACGACCAGCGCCGGGCGGCGACGCCGGCCGAGGCAGTACGCAACGGCGCTGACTACTTGGTGGTGGGGAGAGGTCTGTTGCACGCCGCCGACCCGGCGGCGGCGCTGGAGCGGCTGACGGACGAAGTCGAGCGGGTCGCCAGGGCATCGTGAGCGGCGGCGCCGGGGAGGCCTGTAGCCCGCTGGCCCCGCCCCTGCCGGCACGGGCGGGGGAGGCGCTGTTCTGGGGAGGTCTGCATGGCAGCGCCGTCGCCCTGGCTGTCGCCCAGGCGGCCTGCGCCGCGCCCGGGCCGCTGTTGCTGGTGACAGCGGCGCCGCTGACGGCCGACCGGTTGCGCGAAGAATTGGGCTTCTTCCTGGCTGGCAGGGAGCTGCCCCTGCTGAATTTTCCGGACTGGGAGACCCTGCCCTACGACTGCCTCTCCCCCTGTGCCGATATCGTGTCCGGGCGCCTGGAGACGCTGGCGCGGCTGCCGACGCTGGAACGAGGGATCGTGATCGTGCCGGCGGCCACCCTGGCGCACCGCCTGGCGCCGTCCGGCTATGTGGCGTCTCGCAGTTTGCTGTTGGAGCGCGGCCGGCGGATGCCGCTGGCCCGCTTTCGGGAGCGGCTGGAACGAGGCAGCTACCGCTTCGTTTCCCAAGTGTTGGAGCGGGGCGAGGCGGCGGTGCGCGGCGCCATCGTGGACGTATTCCCCATGGGGGCCGAATTCCCCTGCCGCATCGAGTGGCTGGACGAAGAGATCGAATCGCTGCGTTTCTTCGACCCGGAGACTCAGCTCTCCCTGCGGCGCACCGATGCGTTACGCATCCTGCCGGGCCTCGAATTCCCCGTGGACGAGGGGGCCCGTACCGGCTTTCGGACCCGGTGGCGCCAGGCATTCTCCGGAAACCCGTTGGATTACCGCCTCTACCGGGAGGTAGGCGAGGGCAGGCTGCCCGCCGGCATCCAGTATTATTTGCCGTTGTTCCATCCGCGTCTCGGCAGCCTGTGGGATTACCTGCCGGACAACACGCTGGCGGTATTCGAGGAGGAGGCTCTGGCGGCTGCCGAACGCTTTTGGCAAGATGCCGGCGACCGTTACCGGGCGCGCCGGGACGGGGAGCGCGATTCTCCGCCGTTGCCGCCGGAATCTCTGTTTCTGTCGCCGGACGAATTGACCGCTCGCCTCGATGGGCTGGCCCGGGTCGAGTTTCGGGCCATGGCCAGGGAGCCGCGGGAGGGCGCCGTCAATTTCGGCACCCGGCTCCCGGAGCCAGTGCCGGTCACGGCTGGCGGCGGGCCGCCGCTGGCCCTGTTGCGGAACTTCCTGGCAGACTTCCCCGGGCGCGTGCTGTTGGCCGCGGCCACGCCGGGGATGGCGGCGGAACTGTCCGAGCTGCTCTCCCGGGCGGGCACGCCGCCGCGGCAGCGCGAGGGGTGGGACCAGTTCCTGGCCGGCGACGAACGCCTCGGCATTCTGGTCGCGCCGCTGGAGCACGGGCTGCGCCTGGAGTCGCAGCCGCTTGCCGTGCTCGGCGAGCGGCAGCTATTCGGGGAGCGTGCCCGCCGGCGGCGGACGCGCCGCGCCGCCCGGCGGGTGGCGCCGGAAGAAGATCTGCACGGCCTGGCCGAGATGACGCCGGTGGTCCACGACGATTACGGAGTCGGGCGGTACCGGGGCTTGGTCGTGTTGGAGCCGCACGGAGTGCCGGCCGAGTTCATTTGCCTGGAATATGCCGGCGGCGACCGCCTGTATGTGTCGGTCGCCTCGTTGAACCGGCTGCATCGCTACACCGGGGCGGATCCGGAACATGCGCCGTTGCACAAGCTGGGCGGCAAGCAATGGCAGCGCGCGCGCGGCCGTGCCCTGCGTCAGATCCGCGACAGCGCCGCCGAACTGCTGGCCCAGCATGCCCGCCGCGCCGCCGTCACAGGCCGTGTCTTTACGGTGGACACCGACCGTTACGCGGCCTTTTGCCGGGGGTTCCCATTCGAGGAAACGGCGGATCAGGAGGATGCCATCTCCAAGGTGCTGGACGACATGCAGCAGCCGCGGCCCATGGACCGGTTGCTGGCCGGAGATTCCGGCTTCGGCAAGACGGAGGTGGCGCTGCGCGCCGCTTTCGTAGCCGTGGACAACGGCTGCCAGGTCGCCGTGCTGGCGCCCACCACGCTGCTGGTGCAGCAACACTACCGGAACTTCCGGGACCGGTTTGCCGATTGGCCGGTGCGAGTGGCCCGATTGTCGCGCTTTTCCGGCGGCGCCGGCGCCCGCGAAACCCTGGCCGGTCTGGCGGACGGCGCCGTGGACATCGTAATCGGCACGCACAAACTGTTGCAGGATCGCGTGCGCTACCGGCGGCTGGGTCTGGTGATCCTGGACGAAGAGCACCGCTTCGGCGTGCGCCAGAAGGAGCGCCTGCGGGCCGTGCGCGCCGACGCGGACGTCCTGTCGTTGACGGCGACGCCGATCCCGCGCACGCTGGACATGGCGCTCTCCGGCATCCGCGAGTTCTCGGTGCTCTCCACTGCGCCCGCGCACCGCCTGCCGGTGTGCACCATGGTCCGCGAGTGGGACGATTCCCTGCTGCGCGAGGCCATCTTGCGCGAGTTGCGGCGCGGCGGACAGATATATTTTGTGCATAATCGAATCGAGACCATTGACAGGGCCGCGGAGCGCGTCGCCGCCCTGGTGCCGGACTGCGAATTGCGGGTCGCTCACGGCAGGCTGCCCGAGGCGCAACTGGAACGCATCATGTTGGACTTTTACCGCCGGCGGTTTCAGCTATTGGTCTGCACCACTATTGTGGAGAACGGCATAGACGTCCCCACCGCCAACACCCTGATCGTGGACCGGGCGCACCGCATGGGGTTGGCGCAGCTCTACCAGTTGCGCGGTCGGGTAGGCCGTTCGCATCACAACGCCTACGCCTATATGCTGATTCCGCCGCGCAAGGTTCTGCCGGGGGACGCCTTGCGGCGGCTGGAGGCCATCGAATCTCTGGATTCGCTGGGGATCGGCTTCACCCTGGCGGTGCACGACCTGGAGATTCGCGGCGCCGGGGCCCTGTTGGGGGAGGAACAGAGCGGCCACATCGCGCAGATCGGTTACGGTTCTTACATGGAACTGCTGCGCGGCGCCGTCGCCGACCAGCGTTGCGGCCGCGGCGCCCCGCCCGATTTTCGCGCCCCGGGCGGCACGGAGGTGGAATTGCGGGTGGCGGCTTTATTGCCGGAGGACTATATGCCGGACATTCAGTTGCGCCTGGCCTTTTACAAGCGCATCTCCGGGGCGGCGGACGATGCCGAACTGGCGAACTTGCGCGCCGAATTGATCGATCGCTTCGGGACGTTGCCGGAGCCGGCCGAGAATCTGTTGCGGATCGGTTCCTTGCGCCGCCGTGCCGAATCCCTGGGGCTGCGCCGGGTCGAATTGAACCGGGTCGGCGGCAGCGTCTCCTTCCGGGCCCCGGACGCCAGGGATATTTCCCGCTTGATCCGCTTGGTGCAGCAGGAGCCGCAACGTTACCGCTTGGCGGGCGACGGGGAACGGCTGCGCATCACCACCGACCTGTCCAGCCCGCGGGCGCGCCTGCATTGTTTTTCCGATCTGTTGGACCGCCTGTGTCCGCCGCCGGCCGCCTGAGCTCTGCGCCGCTGCTGTTGCTGGCGCTGCTGCTGTTGCCGCCGGCCGCTGCTGCCGACTACCGTCTGGAGGTGATCGTATTCGAATCCCTGTACCCGCTTGCCGAAGGCGAACTCCTGGCCGACGACCGCCGCCCGGAGCCGCAGGGCGGTGTCTCCCTGCCGTTTTTCGGATTTCCCGGGGAGGAGGCAGCCCCGGGGGATGCGTCCTCCGCACCGGCCGGCTACGCGCCGCTCGCCAGCGCCGACTACCGGTTGTACGGCGTCTTTTCGGTCCTGGAACGCGCCCCGGGCTACCGGCCCTTATTGCACCTGGCCTGGCGTCAGCCCGGTCACCGGCGTTCCGCACCGCTGCGCTTGCCGGGCACGGGCCTGCCTTGTGCCGGCGTTGCGCCTCCTGCCGTTCCCCCGGACGCGGCGCCGGCCGCGGCTGCCGCGCCGGCCGGCCCCGCAGGGCAGTCCCTGCTGGCAGGCACCGTGCGTCTGCGCGACGCGGGCCGGCTGTTCCTGGACTTGGAACTCAGCTACCGTCCCTGCGCGGAGGCATCGGTCGGCGGCCGGGCGCGCTTGTCGCAGAGCAGGCGGATACTGCTGGATCGCCTGTACTACTTTGACCATCCCCTGCTGGGAGTCCTGGTACAGGTGGAGCGCATTTGAACGCCGCATCCGGGCGCTGCGGCTTTCCGGCGGGGCCGGGGCACTCTTGCCGCCGGCGGTCGGCAGGAGAGGGCGGCGGAACGGAGCCGGCGGGCAGGGGGATTTCCTCCGCGCCGCTTACTCCCGCCTACTCCGCCGCCGCGCCGGCGAACAGCGCTTTTAGCAGGCGCTGCACTTTGCCGATGGCCGCCTGTAGCTGGGCGCGGATCCGCTCCATGTTCGGCGGCGCGCTCGCGCACCCGGCCGCCCAGTTGCTTACCAGCGCGCAACAGGCGTAGGGCAATTCCAATTCCCGCGCCAGCGCCGCCTCGGGCATGCCGGTCATGCCGACGATGTCGCAGCCGTCGCGGCGCAGACGCCGGATCTCGGCGGCGCTTTCCAGGCGCGGTCCCTGGGTGGCGCCGTAGGCGCCCCCGTCGTGCGGTTGCAGGTCGGCGGCGCGTCCGGCCGCCAGCAACTCCCGGCGCAGGGCCGCGCTGTACGGGTGGGTAAAGTCCACGTGCAGAGGCGGCCCCTCCGCCGCCGTCCAGAAGCTGGCGGCGCGTCCCCAAGTGTAATCTATCAGTTGATCGGGGATGACGATGCGCCCGGGGCGCATCTGCGGCGCAATCCCGCCGACCGCATTGACCGCGATCACCTGCGTCGCGCCCTGCTCGCGCAGTGCCCACAGATTCGCCCGGTAGTTGATCTCATGCGGCGGGATGAGGTGCGGCCGGCCGTGCCGGGCCAGAAAGATCGTCTCGCGGCCGGCGCAACGGCCGCGCAACAAAGGCGCCGACGGCGGGCCGTAGGGAGTTTCCGGCAGCGTCTCGTCCAGCGGCACCCATTCTTGCAGGTCCTCCAGGCCGGAACCGCCAATCACCGCGGCGATCTCGGCTGCGCGGCTCATCGGGTCTCTGGCGGCAACATGTAGATCCCGGGGCAATTGCGCAGGTAGCCGCGATAGTCCATGCCGTAGCCCACCACGTACCGGTCCGGCACTTCCAGGCCGTAGAAGTCAGCCTCGAGCCGCGACCGGCAGCGCTTTTTGACCAACACGGCGCTCAATACTCGTGCCGCCCCCTGCTTGCGGCATTCCCGCACTGCCGCCTCCAGGGTATTCCCCTTGTCTAGAATGTCGTCCAGCAACAGCACGGTGCGCCCTCGCACGGCGGCATCGGGGCGGCGCATCCACTGCAGCCTGCCGCCGCGGACGCCGCCCCGGTAGCGCCCCAGGTGCAGGTAATCGAGTTGCAGCGGGAAGCGCAGCCGGGGCAGCAGCAGGCCGGCAGGCACCAGTCCGCCGTGCATGAGGCACAGCACCAGGGGCGCGCTGTCGGCCAGCGCGGCGTTCAAGCCGTCAGCCATGCGTTCCAGGGCGCGTTCCACCGCAGTGGCGTCGTGCAGCCGTTCCGCCCGTTCCAGGAGCCGCCAGGGGGCGTCGGTCGCGGCGCCGCTCACGGTCGCCCCGGCGCCCGCGGGCGGCGGCGCGGCGCAGCGGTCAGGGCGCCGTTCATGCCGTGGCGCCACAGGCTGTCGCCCTGCCTCGCGTCGGCGCCGGCGGTATTCGAGGCGCAGGGATGGATGACCGCATTTCTTGTTCCGGCGCGCGCCACCGGGCCTTGCGCCTTCCATCTCTGTGCCCGGCGCCGGTATGGCAATGAACGCAAGCGCATTCCATGGATGGTAGCACGATGCCCGCTCCGATCCCGTGCCGGGGCCTGTTTTTGCGGCCCCCCTTCCCAAAAGGGATTCCCATGTAAAATATCCGTCATGCGCGCCCATGACGAATGCGCCCGCGACGGCGGCAACGCCGCTTTTGCCATACCGTTTAGAGCCGCGGCCCTTGCAATCCCGGCCCTGCTCCTGGCAATGCCAGTGTCGGCGGCGTCTGGCAACAAACTTCTGGACGGCGATTTCTGGGCAACGGCGACGCCTGGCGAGGTGCGGGCGCTGCTGGACGGCGGCGCGGATCTCCAGGCCGTGGACGAGCTCCAGGGCGCAACGCCGCTACACCACGCCGCATTCCACAGCCCGGTGCCCGAGGTGGTAGCGCTGCTGCTCGAGCGCGGCGCGGACATCGAGGCGCGCGCTGCGTATGGCTCCACGCCGTTGCACTTCGCCGCGGGCTTTAACAAAGAGCCCGGGGTGACGGCGCTGTTGCTCGAGCGCGGGGCGAATATCGAGGCCCGCGGCGACGATTCCGGCGCCACACCGCTGTACCTGGCCGCGGGGCTGAACGAGTCGCCCGCCGTGGTGGCGCTGTTGCTCGAGCGCGGGGCAAATGTCGAGGCCAGGGACAACATCGGAACGACGCCGCTGCATCATGCCGCCGAGCGCCGCGAGACGCCCGCGGTAGTGAAACTGCTCCTGGATCGCGGCGCGGACGTCAACGCGCGCAGCCCGAGCGGCTACACGCCGTTACATTTGGCCGCTATCGGCAATGCGCCCTTCCTGGGCAATGCGCCCGGCAATGCGCCCGCCGTAGTGGCGCTGCTGCTCGACCGCGGCGCGGAGCTTGAGGCG contains:
- a CDS encoding ankyrin repeat domain-containing protein, translated to MRAHDECARDGGNAAFAIPFRAAALAIPALLLAMPVSAASGNKLLDGDFWATATPGEVRALLDGGADLQAVDELQGATPLHHAAFHSPVPEVVALLLERGADIEARAAYGSTPLHFAAGFNKEPGVTALLLERGANIEARGDDSGATPLYLAAGLNESPAVVALLLERGANVEARDNIGTTPLHHAAERRETPAVVKLLLDRGADVNARSPSGYTPLHLAAIGNAPFLGNAPGNAPAVVALLLDRGAELEARTQRHGATPLWLAAESRSLRAPDIVVLLLDRGANPGAKSKSGETPLDRAEENELLRGSEALRRLREASATRGE